GACCACGGGGACGCGTCCTGCGGTGTACTCGATGACGTTCTCGACGAGCTGGAGGCGTTCGTCGGAGCTGAGTGCGGCGACCTCGGCGGTGGATCCGCCGACAACGACACCGTCGACACCGTTGTCGACGGAGCGGTCGACGAGCTGTTTAAGGACGGCCGTGTCGATGTTCTCGTCGGCGTCGAAAGGGGTGGCGAGCGCGGTGAGGATGCCGCGAAGGTCGGTGGCGGTGGTTGATGTCATGGGGTTCTCTCCTTGATGGTGATGTTGTTCGGCGGTCGGTGCGTATCAGTGGGCGACGGCCACGCCCTGCTGGGATTCGGTGGCCAGCAGGCTTGCGGCACGTTGGGCCGCGGTGAATGCCGAGGTGATGGCGGTTTCGGTGTAGAGCGAACCCAGGTAGTCACCGGCGAGGAACACCCGCTCCTCGGGTTTCATGAGTTCTTCCTGGATCCTGGCGCGGCCCGGGAAGCAGTAGGGGGCACCGAGCTTCCACCGCTGCACGTGGGTCTCCTCGACAATGTCCGAGAAGCCGGGCAGTACCTCGTTGAGGTCGCGGTGGTAGATCGCCGCGATCTCGTCGTCGGTCTTGTCGATCAGGTTGTCGGCGAGGCTGGCGGGGGAGAAGACCATGATGCTGCCACCCGGACGCCGGGCGCCACCGGTCCCATTGACCAGGTTGCCCATGTTCAACACGATGTTGAAGGAGCGTTTCGGGGTGGCGATTCCGTAGGCGCCGTCCCATTCCTGCGGCGTGGTCTCCTTGGTCAGGAACGCCGCACTGACGTAGGAGCCGTACTGGACCTTTCCGAGCGCGTCCCGCAGCTCTGGCCGGAGGTCCACGCCGATGCGACGGGAGATCGGCGCAGGAGTGGCCATCACCGCGGTGCGGGCCGAAACCTCGTGCTCCTGGCCGTCCTTGATATAACGCACGGTGACGTGGTCAGAGTGCTGGGTGAGCTCCTGCACCTCCGCTCCGGTCTCGATACGGTCCCGTTGTGAGGCGGCGATGGTCTCGGTCAGTGTCGACGGACCGCCGACGATGCTCTTGCTCAGCCCCTGACCGATGTTCCACACGAGACTGAAGTAGCCGATCCCGGCGCCGGCGGAGATCTGGTCCGGGTCTCCGGCGGAGCGGGTGACGGTGGGGCGGAACAGGGCGTCGACGTTCTCCGGGACGTCACCGAGGTACTCGGCGAAGGTGCGGTCATTCTCGAAGTCGTAGATCCGCTGCTGGCGGGTCTCGCCGCTCTCCCCGGGACGACGTCGGACGGCCTGTGCGTAGCGCAGGACATCGAGGCTGACCTTTGCGCCGTGGGTGAGCATCTGGACCCGGTCGCTGAAAGGCACGGGGACGCGGAGGGGGTACGTCTGCGCAGGCCCGTTGATCAGCAGTTTTCCGTTCATGTGGACGCCGGCCAGGGTGCCGGGGACGTCCATCACGGCCGTGCCTGTCTCGTGGAAGAGATCATCGGTGGATGTGCCTGCCCCGCTGAAGACGTGCCCACCCCAGTTGAGGAAGTACGGCCCGCGTTTTTCTGACCGGATGCGTCCGCCGGTGCGGTGCTCGGACTCGAGGATGAGGGTGTCCCAGTGGCGTAGCCGCCAGGCGGCGGAGAGGCCGGACAAGCCTCCTCCGATGATGATTGCGTCCTTCACGGTGGAC
The genomic region above belongs to Corynebacterium glyciniphilum AJ 3170 and contains:
- a CDS encoding protoporphyrinogen/coproporphyrinogen oxidase produces the protein MKDAIIIGGGLSGLSAAWRLRHWDTLILESEHRTGGRIRSEKRGPYFLNWGGHVFSGAGTSTDDLFHETGTAVMDVPGTLAGVHMNGKLLINGPAQTYPLRVPVPFSDRVQMLTHGAKVSLDVLRYAQAVRRRPGESGETRQQRIYDFENDRTFAEYLGDVPENVDALFRPTVTRSAGDPDQISAGAGIGYFSLVWNIGQGLSKSIVGGPSTLTETIAASQRDRIETGAEVQELTQHSDHVTVRYIKDGQEHEVSARTAVMATPAPISRRIGVDLRPELRDALGKVQYGSYVSAAFLTKETTPQEWDGAYGIATPKRSFNIVLNMGNLVNGTGGARRPGGSIMVFSPASLADNLIDKTDDEIAAIYHRDLNEVLPGFSDIVEETHVQRWKLGAPYCFPGRARIQEELMKPEERVFLAGDYLGSLYTETAITSAFTAAQRAASLLATESQQGVAVAH